A genomic window from Sphingobacterium spiritivorum includes:
- a CDS encoding PASTA domain-containing protein, protein MSKIFTYLRTDTFRKNLLLAIAFFVVLFLGIYFGLGIYTKHNEAIPVPKVKGMIIEQAIDALDNAGLDYQIDSVYQMDAKPGLVIEQDPEPNFHVKSGRTIYLTIISKTAPEVDFPNIIDKTLIEASAILKNHGFRLGDTTYIADIAKDVVLDVKFAGQKLKPGRMVPKGSRIELVLGDGRGEDEINIPNLLGLTLTEAKFALQGVGLNVGVVQYQGTVSDSTAARVISQTPDTTVGLVSLGTPINLSLSQQ, encoded by the coding sequence ATGTCAAAAATATTCACCTACTTAAGGACTGATACCTTCAGAAAGAATTTATTGTTAGCAATTGCCTTTTTTGTTGTCCTTTTTCTGGGCATTTACTTTGGATTAGGAATTTATACAAAACATAATGAAGCGATTCCGGTGCCGAAAGTCAAAGGAATGATAATCGAACAGGCTATTGATGCCCTTGACAATGCCGGACTGGATTATCAGATTGATTCTGTATATCAGATGGATGCCAAGCCGGGTCTGGTGATTGAGCAGGATCCTGAACCCAATTTTCATGTTAAAAGCGGGCGTACAATTTATCTGACCATTATCTCTAAAACCGCACCAGAGGTTGATTTCCCGAATATTATTGACAAGACGCTTATTGAAGCTTCTGCTATTCTGAAAAATCATGGGTTCCGTTTGGGGGATACAACTTATATCGCGGATATTGCGAAGGATGTAGTATTAGATGTAAAATTTGCAGGGCAAAAGTTAAAACCCGGACGTATGGTACCTAAGGGTTCACGTATCGAACTTGTACTGGGTGACGGTCGCGGAGAAGATGAGATAAATATTCCTAATCTGTTAGGGCTGACCTTAACGGAGGCTAAATTTGCATTACAAGGTGTAGGACTGAATGTCGGCGTAGTACAATATCAGGGAACAGTAAGTGATTCTACAGCAGCACGTGTTATCAGTCAGACTCCTGACACGACTGTAGGTCTGGTGAGTTTAGGAACTCCTATTAACCTTTCACTTTCTCAGCAATAG
- a CDS encoding thymidylate synthase, producing the protein MKQYLDLLKHVYTNGVTKTDRTGTGTKSVFGYQMRFNLKEGFPLVTTKKLHLRSIIHELIWFLKGETNIQYLKENGVSIWDEWADEQGNLGPVYGSQWRSWPTPAGEHIDQIAQVIKQLKNTPDSRRIIVSAWNVAEIEHMALPPCHAFFQFYVAPAQPEAGIMKPQLSCQLYQRSADIFLGVPFNIASYALLTMMVAQVCDMEAAEFIHTLGDAHIYSNHFEQTELQLSRDPKPLPKMIINPDVRDIFDFKFGDFELVDYESHPHIKAPVAV; encoded by the coding sequence ATGAAACAGTATTTAGATCTCCTTAAGCACGTATATACCAATGGTGTAACCAAGACTGACCGTACGGGTACAGGTACCAAGAGTGTGTTTGGCTATCAGATGCGATTCAATTTAAAAGAAGGATTCCCTTTGGTTACGACAAAAAAACTACATCTGCGTTCGATTATTCACGAACTGATCTGGTTTTTGAAGGGAGAAACCAACATTCAGTATTTAAAGGAAAATGGTGTGAGCATATGGGATGAATGGGCAGATGAGCAGGGCAATCTTGGCCCGGTATATGGTTCACAATGGCGTTCATGGCCGACTCCGGCCGGAGAGCACATTGATCAGATCGCTCAGGTGATCAAGCAACTAAAGAATACTCCGGACTCACGCAGAATAATTGTATCCGCATGGAACGTGGCTGAAATAGAACATATGGCTTTGCCTCCTTGTCATGCATTTTTTCAGTTTTATGTTGCTCCGGCCCAACCTGAAGCCGGCATTATGAAACCACAGTTGTCCTGCCAGCTCTACCAGCGGAGTGCAGATATATTCCTGGGTGTACCTTTTAACATCGCATCTTATGCCTTGTTGACAATGATGGTCGCGCAGGTTTGTGATATGGAAGCTGCAGAATTTATTCATACACTCGGCGATGCACATATTTACAGCAATCACTTTGAGCAAACTGAATTACAACTGAGCAGGGATCCGAAGCCACTTCCGAAAATGATCATCAATCCGGATGTTCGTGATATTTTTGATTTCAAATTCGGAGATTTTGAGCTGGTAGATTACGAATCTCACCCGCATATCAAGGCACCAGTAGCTGTTTAG
- a CDS encoding nucleoside permease: MSIKFRLTIMNFIQFFVWGAWLITIANFWFGTKQWDGTQFGAIFATMGIASLFMPTLIGIIADRWVNAERLYCILHILYGAILFYLPQVDNPGSFFYVMLAAMCCYMPTLALSNSIAYTALIKNNYDLVKSFPPIRVWGTVGFIAAMWIVNLSGNKATAIQFYIAGTAAISLGLYALTLPKNTPQKLIKENATWMQTFGLEAFKLFGNYKMALFFIFSMFLGGALQLTNAYGDVYIDEFKFFPKYAELLVVKYSTIIMSISQISETLFILAIPFFLKRFGIKKVMLISMVAWVLRFCLFAYGNPQDGLWMIILSCIVYGMAFDFFNISGSLFVETSTDSKIRSSAQGLFMMMTNGFGAVLGSLISGWVIDHYFTMSFQDIGQLATFLQSEVTNIHFVAFLKDKGVAISATGAFEKPLHLKDWHHIWLAFSAYTLVIAVLFALLFKHKHDPKQLEKTYH, translated from the coding sequence ATGTCTATTAAATTTAGATTGACCATTATGAACTTCATACAATTTTTTGTGTGGGGAGCATGGTTAATAACAATAGCAAACTTTTGGTTTGGCACTAAACAGTGGGATGGTACACAGTTCGGAGCCATATTTGCAACGATGGGAATCGCTTCTTTATTTATGCCTACGCTGATCGGAATTATAGCAGACCGATGGGTGAATGCAGAGCGACTATACTGTATACTTCACATTTTATATGGAGCTATTTTATTCTACCTCCCACAGGTAGATAATCCGGGCTCCTTTTTTTATGTCATGCTAGCAGCCATGTGTTGTTACATGCCTACACTGGCACTTTCCAATTCGATCGCTTACACCGCACTGATCAAGAACAATTATGATCTTGTGAAAAGCTTCCCTCCTATCCGTGTCTGGGGAACAGTCGGATTTATAGCAGCGATGTGGATCGTCAACCTATCTGGTAATAAAGCTACTGCTATCCAGTTTTATATCGCTGGTACTGCAGCTATATCCTTGGGATTATATGCACTGACACTGCCTAAAAACACGCCTCAGAAACTTATCAAAGAAAATGCTACCTGGATGCAGACATTTGGACTGGAAGCATTCAAGTTGTTCGGAAATTATAAGATGGCTTTATTCTTTATCTTCTCGATGTTTCTGGGTGGTGCTTTGCAACTGACCAATGCATATGGGGATGTGTATATCGATGAATTCAAGTTTTTTCCGAAATATGCCGAATTATTAGTCGTAAAATACTCTACGATTATTATGTCGATCTCTCAAATCTCGGAGACTTTATTTATTCTGGCCATTCCGTTTTTCTTAAAACGATTCGGAATCAAGAAGGTCATGCTGATTTCTATGGTAGCCTGGGTATTGCGCTTTTGTCTTTTTGCCTACGGCAATCCTCAGGATGGATTATGGATGATTATTCTTTCCTGTATTGTGTATGGTATGGCCTTTGATTTTTTCAACATTTCGGGTTCCCTGTTTGTCGAAACTTCTACCGATTCCAAAATCCGTTCTTCGGCTCAGGGATTGTTTATGATGATGACAAATGGTTTTGGAGCTGTATTAGGCAGTCTGATCTCGGGTTGGGTGATCGATCATTACTTTACTATGTCTTTTCAGGATATCGGTCAGTTGGCTACTTTTCTTCAATCCGAAGTGACCAATATACATTTTGTGGCCTTTTTAAAAGATAAAGGCGTCGCTATATCCGCTACAGGGGCATTCGAGAAACCGTTACATCTTAAGGACTGGCATCATATATGGCTGGCCTTTTCAGCATATACACTCGTTATAGCTGTATTATTTGCTTTGCTGTTCAAACACAAGCATGACCCGAAGCAATTAGAAAAAACATATCATTAA
- a CDS encoding cryptochrome/photolyase family protein, with amino-acid sequence MSAVPTSIFWFRRDLRLEDNHALFRALSSEAAVQPVFIFDSTILTRLDDPADARVTFIYQQLQLLQEQLKPYGSSIKTYYGDPATVWEEIYEEYKPAAVYVNSDYEPAAITRDLLIQGILQQYEVDFLTFKDQVIFEKDEIVKNDGLPYTVYTPYKNKWLTTLEEKLPLPSYNSENLLNNLRQADYTLPSLQDLGFSLSTIPFPEKTFFTGIADYADTRDIPSLENGTSHLGVHLRFGTISIRKLVERAYPSQNKTYLHELVWREFFMMCLWHFPHTVNQAYYSKYDHIRWENNLAHFEAWCNGQTGYPLVDAGMRELNTTGFMHNRVRMLTASFLCKHLLIDWRWGEAYFAQKLLDYDQSANIGNWQWAAGCGMDAAPYFRIFNPTIQTKKFDPKFVYIKKWVPEFQDFSYPSPIVEHAWARDRALARYKAGFEHS; translated from the coding sequence ATGTCTGCGGTACCAACATCCATATTTTGGTTTCGACGTGACCTGAGACTGGAAGATAATCACGCTTTATTCCGTGCATTAAGTTCAGAAGCAGCGGTACAGCCGGTTTTTATATTTGATTCCACGATACTGACCAGGCTGGATGATCCGGCCGATGCCAGAGTAACATTTATTTACCAGCAACTTCAACTGCTACAGGAACAACTGAAACCTTACGGCAGTAGTATCAAAACGTACTATGGTGACCCGGCAACAGTATGGGAAGAGATATATGAAGAATACAAACCCGCAGCAGTATATGTAAATTCGGATTACGAACCGGCGGCGATTACCAGAGATCTTCTTATCCAAGGAATTTTACAGCAATATGAGGTCGATTTTCTCACGTTCAAAGATCAGGTTATCTTTGAAAAAGATGAAATCGTCAAAAACGACGGATTGCCATATACAGTATATACGCCTTATAAAAACAAATGGCTTACAACGCTGGAGGAAAAACTTCCTCTACCTTCTTACAATTCCGAAAATCTCCTTAACAATCTTCGCCAGGCTGATTATACGCTTCCTTCTTTACAGGATCTTGGCTTTTCTCTGTCTACCATCCCATTTCCTGAAAAAACTTTCTTTACAGGTATAGCTGATTATGCTGACACAAGAGATATACCAAGCCTTGAAAACGGAACTTCTCATCTGGGTGTACATCTGCGCTTCGGAACGATCAGTATACGAAAATTAGTAGAACGGGCTTACCCGTCACAGAATAAAACCTACCTACATGAACTTGTCTGGCGGGAGTTTTTCATGATGTGTCTATGGCATTTTCCACATACGGTCAACCAGGCGTATTACAGCAAGTATGATCACATCCGATGGGAAAATAATTTAGCTCACTTTGAAGCCTGGTGTAACGGACAGACCGGATATCCGCTGGTGGATGCCGGAATGCGTGAATTAAACACGACTGGTTTTATGCACAATCGGGTACGTATGCTGACAGCCAGTTTCCTCTGCAAGCATCTGCTGATTGATTGGAGATGGGGAGAGGCTTATTTTGCACAGAAATTATTAGACTATGATCAAAGTGCAAATATCGGCAACTGGCAATGGGCTGCTGGTTGCGGCATGGATGCTGCACCCTACTTCCGTATTTTTAACCCGACCATACAAACCAAAAAGTTTGATCCTAAATTTGTTTATATCAAAAAATGGGTACCTGAATTTCAGGACTTCAGTTACCCTTCTCCCATTGTAGAGCATGCATGGGCGAGAGATCGGGCATTAGCCCGATACAAAGCCGGTTTTGAGCATTCATAA
- a CDS encoding EamA family transporter codes for MEKLKGAIAVFLGASSFGILSTFVKKAYAQNFTLAEVIGMQVLFGMVILWAIYFGVRIFNKERLDKYPKKTKLWTILISGFSTGLVSILYYKCVSLVPASLAIVLLMQYIWIGALIEFIIFRSKPSRKQAIGIVVILLSTLLATGLLDKGIESFDLAGIGYGLLAATGYASFLIVNGRVGNDYPPIQKSGLMVTGSCILIFILFRPISLFTGELGDGIWYFGLILSIFGTVLPPLLFAYGIPKIGVSLSSILSAAELPVAVCMSYFVLTEHVTLLQWIGVVIILLIVVWMNLNKEKATETV; via the coding sequence ATGGAAAAATTAAAGGGTGCAATCGCAGTTTTTTTAGGGGCAAGTAGTTTTGGTATATTATCCACCTTTGTAAAAAAGGCTTATGCTCAAAACTTCACACTGGCAGAGGTAATCGGTATGCAAGTACTTTTCGGAATGGTGATTTTGTGGGCTATTTACTTTGGGGTACGAATATTTAATAAGGAACGATTGGATAAGTATCCGAAGAAGACCAAATTATGGACAATATTGATCAGCGGATTTTCTACCGGTCTGGTCAGTATCCTGTATTATAAATGTGTATCTCTGGTACCTGCTTCACTGGCAATCGTACTTCTGATGCAATATATCTGGATAGGTGCATTAATAGAATTTATTATCTTCCGGTCTAAACCATCCCGAAAACAGGCTATCGGAATAGTTGTCATTCTCCTCAGTACGTTATTAGCTACAGGTCTGCTTGATAAAGGAATTGAATCTTTTGATCTGGCAGGAATTGGATACGGATTGCTGGCCGCAACAGGATATGCGTCCTTCCTCATTGTCAACGGACGTGTTGGAAATGATTATCCCCCTATTCAGAAAAGCGGCCTGATGGTGACGGGATCATGTATATTGATCTTTATTCTTTTCCGTCCCATTTCCTTGTTTACAGGAGAATTGGGTGATGGGATTTGGTACTTCGGATTGATTCTCTCCATATTCGGGACCGTATTACCACCCCTCCTGTTTGCTTACGGGATACCGAAGATCGGCGTCTCGCTGAGCAGTATATTAAGTGCTGCAGAGCTCCCGGTGGCTGTGTGTATGTCTTACTTCGTATTGACTGAGCACGTCACTTTGCTTCAATGGATCGGAGTAGTGATCATTCTATTGATTGTAGTATGGATGAATCTGAATAAAGAGAAGGCTACAGAAACAGTCTGA
- a CDS encoding dihydrofolate reductase, protein MSHLKITLIVAAAENNVIGKDNQMPWHLPNDFKYFKKNTLEHSVIMGRKTFEAIGKALPDRRNIVISRNQDFHHPDVDTANSLQEAILYCRDEREVFVIGGANIYEQTLPFAHKVLLTRVHTTIEGDAVFPVLNPEEWMLESEEKHFADDKHAFDYTFQVFNRK, encoded by the coding sequence ATGTCACATTTGAAAATAACACTCATCGTTGCCGCAGCCGAAAACAATGTCATTGGTAAAGACAATCAAATGCCATGGCATTTGCCGAATGACTTTAAATACTTCAAGAAAAATACGCTCGAACACAGTGTCATTATGGGACGTAAAACATTTGAAGCCATTGGTAAAGCACTTCCGGACCGTCGCAATATTGTGATCTCTCGCAATCAGGATTTTCATCATCCGGATGTAGATACGGCTAATAGTCTGCAGGAGGCGATCCTGTACTGCCGGGATGAGCGAGAAGTATTTGTGATCGGCGGAGCGAATATCTATGAACAAACTCTGCCATTTGCACATAAAGTATTGTTGACACGTGTGCATACAACTATTGAAGGTGATGCCGTATTTCCTGTGTTAAATCCTGAAGAGTGGATGCTGGAAAGTGAAGAAAAGCACTTTGCAGATGATAAACACGCCTTTGATTATACCTTCCAGGTCTTTAACCGTAAGTAA
- the mtaB gene encoding tRNA (N(6)-L-threonylcarbamoyladenosine(37)-C(2))-methylthiotransferase MtaB, whose amino-acid sequence MNKKVAFYTLGCKLNFSETSSIGRIFKDAGYETTAFNSQADVYVINTCSVTDHADKKCRKVVKEALKYSPNAYITIVGCYAQLKPQEIANIPGVDMVLGAAEKFNIIEHINDLTKQEKTIVHNAPIDETNQFVSAYSIGDRTRTFLKVQDGCDYSCTFCTIPLARGASRSGKIEDIVRQAEEIAASGVKEIVLTGVNIGDFGVRDGERQDRFLDLVKALDEVEGIDRIRISSIEPNLLANDIIEFVAQSKRFVPHFHMPLQSGNNKILGMMRRRYKRELYAERVEKIKSLMPDCCIGVDVIVGFPGETREDFLDTYNFLNEMDISYLHVFTYSERENTIAAQMEGAVPGAQRSDRSKMLHILSEKKRRAFYENQLSKIGDVLFESDEKEGFMHGFSKNYVKVRTAYDPLLVNEVIQVRFTSVAETGEVEIEELPEVFIHA is encoded by the coding sequence ATGAATAAAAAAGTAGCTTTTTATACCCTTGGATGTAAACTGAATTTTTCGGAGACCTCATCTATTGGGCGTATATTCAAAGATGCCGGCTATGAAACTACAGCTTTCAATAGCCAGGCAGATGTATATGTCATCAATACCTGCTCTGTTACAGATCATGCAGATAAGAAGTGTAGAAAAGTCGTCAAAGAGGCTCTGAAGTATTCTCCGAATGCTTATATCACTATTGTAGGATGCTATGCCCAATTGAAACCTCAGGAGATCGCTAATATACCAGGTGTGGATATGGTATTGGGTGCTGCTGAAAAATTCAATATCATAGAGCATATCAATGATCTCACCAAGCAGGAAAAGACAATTGTTCATAATGCACCGATAGATGAGACCAATCAGTTTGTGTCGGCCTATTCTATTGGTGACCGCACCCGGACATTTTTGAAAGTCCAGGATGGTTGTGATTACTCCTGTACATTTTGTACAATTCCATTGGCTCGCGGAGCCAGCAGATCCGGAAAGATTGAGGATATTGTGCGTCAGGCAGAAGAAATCGCAGCGTCAGGTGTAAAAGAAATCGTACTGACCGGTGTCAATATCGGGGATTTTGGTGTCCGTGACGGAGAACGTCAGGATCGGTTCCTGGATCTGGTAAAAGCACTGGATGAAGTAGAAGGAATAGACCGTATTCGTATTTCATCTATAGAACCCAATCTGTTGGCAAATGATATTATAGAATTTGTAGCACAATCCAAACGTTTTGTTCCGCATTTTCATATGCCGTTGCAATCTGGGAATAATAAAATCTTAGGAATGATGCGTCGCCGGTATAAACGTGAATTGTACGCCGAACGTGTCGAGAAAATAAAATCGCTGATGCCGGATTGTTGTATTGGAGTCGATGTGATTGTTGGTTTTCCCGGAGAGACACGTGAGGATTTTCTGGATACGTACAACTTTCTCAATGAGATGGATATTTCGTACCTGCATGTATTTACGTATTCTGAACGTGAAAACACGATTGCAGCGCAGATGGAGGGTGCTGTACCGGGCGCACAACGAAGTGATCGCAGCAAAATGTTGCATATCCTTTCCGAAAAAAAACGGCGGGCATTTTATGAAAATCAATTAAGTAAAATTGGAGACGTACTTTTTGAAAGTGATGAAAAAGAAGGATTCATGCATGGGTTCTCCAAAAACTATGTGAAAGTACGTACAGCTTACGATCCCCTTCTGGTTAACGAAGTGATTCAGGTCAGATTTACTTCGGTTGCCGAGACCGGAGAAGTAGAAATAGAAGAATTACCGGAAGTATTTATTCACGCCTAA
- a CDS encoding D-alanine--D-alanine ligase — MKAKIALLTGGYTGEAEVSFKSSAFVYSQLDHNKYDVYLITITKDHWFHVNEQGVKFTVNRENFTLPLDHETIRFDLAFILIHGTPGEDGRLQGYFDMLDIPYTSCDALTSSLTMNKGYTKAVLAGIPDLHMAKSVLLFEAQRAEAVATVQANLSLPYFVKPNAGGSSIGMTKVKTNEELAEAIDKAFDAENTGKQVIVEEFVTGREFSQGIYRNVEGLLTVLPATEVKTTREFFDYEAKYTPGLTEEITPADLTEEQQSRIAALLREVYIRLNCKGMVRIDFFLENGTDKFYFIEINTIPGQTAQSFIPQQVRAAGMKETDFYGELIEVALKK; from the coding sequence ATGAAAGCAAAAATAGCATTATTAACCGGAGGTTATACAGGAGAAGCAGAAGTTTCTTTTAAAAGTTCTGCATTTGTGTATAGTCAGCTGGATCACAATAAATATGATGTCTACCTGATTACAATTACAAAAGACCACTGGTTTCATGTCAATGAACAAGGCGTGAAATTTACGGTCAATCGTGAAAACTTTACACTTCCGCTTGACCATGAAACTATTCGGTTTGATCTTGCTTTTATTCTGATACATGGAACTCCTGGTGAAGACGGGCGTTTGCAGGGGTATTTTGATATGCTGGATATTCCTTATACTTCCTGTGATGCACTGACTTCTTCGCTGACAATGAATAAAGGATATACTAAAGCAGTACTTGCCGGTATTCCGGATTTGCATATGGCAAAATCTGTGCTGTTGTTTGAAGCACAGCGTGCTGAGGCTGTAGCAACTGTACAAGCTAATCTGTCCCTGCCGTATTTTGTAAAACCGAATGCCGGAGGAAGCAGTATAGGTATGACGAAGGTGAAAACCAATGAGGAATTGGCTGAAGCAATCGATAAAGCATTTGATGCAGAGAATACAGGCAAGCAGGTTATTGTGGAAGAATTTGTGACCGGACGGGAATTTTCACAAGGTATTTATAGAAATGTAGAAGGCTTATTGACTGTTCTCCCTGCAACCGAAGTGAAAACTACACGTGAGTTTTTCGACTATGAAGCAAAGTATACGCCCGGATTGACAGAGGAGATTACACCGGCAGATCTTACCGAAGAGCAACAGTCCAGAATAGCAGCCTTACTCAGAGAAGTGTACATCCGGTTAAATTGTAAAGGAATGGTTCGAATAGACTTTTTCCTGGAAAACGGAACAGATAAGTTCTATTTTATTGAAATTAATACCATCCCTGGGCAGACAGCTCAGAGTTTTATTCCACAACAGGTACGTGCTGCCGGAATGAAAGAAACCGATTTTTACGGGGAGCTGATAGAAGTTGCGTTAAAGAAATAG
- a CDS encoding C40 family peptidase: MKRISSYLAFSVCLVFLVLSSCSSKKKVLVGGGYKGENRTSGVLSDASSARGVDLTGSNLENYAKLLNVSVRDLNNRYLYGFINDWMGSPHRLGGQTKSGIDCSGFVGILYKDVYGKIIPRTSRDMGALVNSKRESQLKEGDLVFFSFGGGAIDHVGVYLHNHKFVHVSTRKGVIISDLTDSWYAKYFTGAGTIKL; this comes from the coding sequence ATGAAGCGAATATCCTCTTACTTAGCTTTTTCAGTATGTCTTGTTTTCTTAGTCTTATCTTCTTGTTCCAGTAAAAAGAAAGTATTGGTAGGTGGTGGCTACAAAGGAGAAAATCGTACAAGCGGAGTATTATCAGATGCCAGTTCGGCAAGAGGCGTTGATCTGACAGGTTCTAATCTGGAGAATTATGCCAAATTGCTAAATGTAAGCGTCAGGGATCTCAATAACCGCTATCTCTACGGATTTATTAATGACTGGATGGGAAGTCCGCATCGTCTGGGAGGACAAACCAAAAGCGGAATCGATTGCTCAGGTTTTGTAGGAATCTTATATAAAGACGTATATGGTAAAATAATTCCCCGTACCTCAAGAGATATGGGAGCACTTGTAAACAGTAAGAGAGAAAGCCAGCTAAAAGAAGGGGATCTTGTCTTTTTCTCCTTCGGAGGAGGAGCAATAGATCATGTAGGTGTTTATCTCCACAATCATAAATTTGTTCATGTATCTACCCGAAAGGGAGTAATCATTTCAGATCTGACAGATTCATGGTATGCAAAATACTTTACCGGAGCAGGCACTATTAAATTATAA
- a CDS encoding serine hydrolase: MKKTIFIVLNLIAMHSFAQKTDTTYLEKLLRSHPDLFGEILNHPTHHEVQIIYTQIDRDKNNIPHFKSFSYRLNPHWYFYPASTVKLPTAILALEKINELNIKGLTKDTPLRIDSAFEKQTRVDHDSSSETGLPSVGQYVRKILLTSDNDAQNRLFEFIGREELNKKLKKYGTQNSRIVNRLAIGDKGIWAKNTNPVTFYDGDKILYHQEARYDVNDYPMNLKNTIQGKGYMNDKDEIVYQPWSFEGLNVYALEDQQLIMKKLLFPEAYGPSERFKLSKTDYDFVYDYMSRYPFESEYPKYDENEFWPTYSKLLFYGRDKQAVLNTDIRIFNKYGDSYGYNIDNAYIVDFKNGVEFLLAAVVQSNEDGIYNDGIYEYETLTYPFLKNLGQLLYQEELKRPKKVEPDLTKFDFRKKH; encoded by the coding sequence ATGAAAAAAACCATTTTTATTGTTCTGAACCTAATTGCCATGCATAGTTTTGCACAAAAAACAGATACAACTTATCTTGAAAAATTACTCAGAAGCCATCCTGATTTATTCGGAGAGATTCTGAACCATCCTACACATCACGAAGTACAGATTATCTATACACAGATAGACAGGGATAAAAATAATATTCCGCACTTCAAATCGTTCAGCTACAGACTCAATCCGCATTGGTATTTCTATCCGGCGAGCACTGTTAAATTGCCGACTGCAATCCTGGCTTTAGAAAAGATTAATGAACTCAACATTAAAGGACTGACAAAAGACACTCCTCTGAGAATAGATTCTGCATTTGAAAAGCAGACCCGGGTAGATCATGATTCTTCTTCGGAAACCGGACTGCCAAGTGTTGGTCAGTATGTCCGCAAAATCCTGCTGACCAGTGACAACGATGCTCAAAACAGACTGTTTGAGTTTATTGGCCGCGAAGAATTAAATAAGAAACTAAAGAAATACGGAACCCAAAATAGCCGGATAGTCAACCGTCTTGCCATTGGCGATAAAGGTATCTGGGCAAAAAATACGAACCCTGTAACATTCTATGACGGGGACAAGATATTATATCATCAGGAAGCAAGATATGATGTCAATGATTATCCAATGAATCTGAAAAACACGATACAGGGAAAAGGATATATGAATGATAAAGATGAAATTGTGTATCAGCCATGGAGCTTTGAGGGCCTGAATGTATATGCACTGGAAGATCAGCAGCTCATTATGAAAAAATTACTTTTTCCCGAAGCTTACGGACCTTCAGAAAGATTTAAGCTCTCAAAGACAGACTATGATTTTGTATATGATTATATGTCCCGCTATCCTTTCGAATCTGAATATCCAAAGTATGATGAAAATGAATTTTGGCCAACATATAGTAAACTTTTATTCTATGGACGTGACAAACAAGCCGTCTTAAATACGGACATACGAATCTTTAACAAATACGGAGATTCCTACGGATACAATATTGACAATGCTTATATCGTAGATTTCAAAAACGGGGTCGAATTTCTGCTTGCAGCTGTAGTCCAGTCTAATGAAGACGGAATTTATAATGATGGGATTTATGAATATGAAACCTTGACTTATCCGTTCTTAAAAAATCTGGGACAACTGCTTTATCAGGAAGAATTAAAAAGACCTAAAAAAGTAGAGCCTGATCTGACAAAATTTGATTTCAGAAAAAAACATTAA
- a CDS encoding bifunctional nuclease family protein — MKKINLDIVGLSYSQTQSGAYALVLGEVGGNRRLPIIIGGFEAQAIAVEIEKMTPSRPLTHDLFKAFADAYEITLQEVIIYNLIDGIFFAKLICSDGEKISEIDARTSDAIALAVRFDAPIFTYEFIMASAGIVIESNDFAFLENIESVEAAKAPQEPRKEIPTPQKKSPYSSLSDEQLEAALEKAIADEQYETAAAIRDEITYRKSSS; from the coding sequence ATGAAGAAAATCAATTTAGATATCGTAGGACTTTCATATAGTCAGACGCAATCAGGTGCCTATGCGCTTGTGCTGGGAGAAGTTGGTGGCAATAGAAGACTACCTATTATCATTGGAGGTTTTGAAGCACAGGCTATAGCTGTAGAAATTGAAAAAATGACGCCCAGTCGTCCTCTTACACATGATCTTTTCAAAGCATTTGCCGATGCCTACGAAATCACTTTACAGGAAGTAATCATCTACAATCTTATTGACGGTATTTTTTTCGCCAAACTGATCTGTAGTGATGGTGAAAAAATCTCTGAAATTGATGCCCGTACTTCTGATGCAATTGCCTTGGCTGTACGTTTTGATGCCCCTATCTTTACTTATGAATTTATTATGGCATCTGCCGGAATTGTGATTGAAAGTAATGATTTTGCATTTTTGGAAAATATTGAAAGTGTAGAAGCTGCCAAAGCTCCACAGGAACCACGTAAAGAGATCCCGACACCTCAGAAAAAATCACCATACAGTTCACTTTCTGATGAACAGTTAGAAGCTGCTCTGGAAAAAGCAATTGCAGACGAGCAATACGAGACAGCAGCTGCAATCCGTGACGAAATCACCTACAGAAAATCTTCATCTTAG